In the Arachis ipaensis cultivar K30076 chromosome B10, Araip1.1, whole genome shotgun sequence genome, one interval contains:
- the LOC110268513 gene encoding uncharacterized protein LOC110268513 isoform X2 → MFPSIGKAVGASACMNLSPTERLQAHRHVLVNCTAVENFLEEFRASRKRQLRSIGKRNEAYIDKVVHREFAEWFKHEIPLGSTMHPREMQWLACGPNIQARRFTAYNVNGFRFRTLSREDGMRTQNSGVCVTSDTRSYASARDSNMAVGWLLVASRIMEDW, encoded by the exons ATGTTCCCATCGATTGGCAAAGCGGTGGGGGCTTCAGCATGTATGAATCTTTCACCAACCGAGAGACTCCAAGCACATCGTCACGTATTGGTTAATTGCACAGCAGTGGAGAATTTCTTAGA GGAGTTTAGGGCTAGCAGAAAAAGACAGCTACGAAGTATTGGGAAAAGAAATGAAGCCTACATTGACAAGGTTGTCCACAGAGAATTCGCCGAGTGGTTCAAGCATGAG ATACCATTGGGAAGTACTATGCACCCGAGAGAAATGCAGTGGCTCGCATGTGGCCCCAATATTCAGGCAAGGCGCTTTACGGCGTACAATGTCAATGGATTCAGGTTTAGGACCCTATCAAGAGAGGATGGAATGAGAACCCAAAATAGCGGGGTTTGTGTCACTTCTGACACTAGAAGTTATGCAAGCGCTCGTGACAGTAACATGGCTGTTGGATGGCTGTTGGTGGCGTCTCGTATTATGGAAGATTGGTAG
- the LOC110268513 gene encoding uncharacterized protein LOC110268513 isoform X1 — protein sequence MKPSSFLLSMIIPGPKMPGNDIDVYLQPLIDELKQLWGGVDTYDASEKKTFKMHAALMWTISDFSGLGNLSGWNTYGGRACPTCNLDAEPKRLTFSQKWCFMGHRRFLSQGHRFRQDRVRFDGNVEVRRPPVTCSGGDILRQLDNVHAKHGKRQTVIGRRARGQQVALQDESLWKKRSIFFELPYWEYNLLRHNLDVMHIEKNVCDNILNTILNDSGKSKDNLKARKDLQLMGIRHELWPREDGKYPTAIFSMSNSQKDVFLRNLKNVVFPDGHSSNISRCVDLQQRKLSGLKSHDNHTLMEHLLPIAIRNVLEAPVAVVLADFSTFFRRLCSKSIDPQQLPLLQEHVVITLCQLEIIFPPSFFTVMVHLTVHLVEEVRLGGPVHYRWMYPIESTCVIGQHRKDRLPRATYPMRFSLSVHDTWIMLRAGSIDHYVLMIDRAKM from the exons ATGAAACCCAGCTCTTTCTTGCTGTCTATGATTATTCCCGGTCCCAAGATGCCTGGTAATGACATAGATGTCTACCTACAGCCCTTGATAGATGAGTTGAAGCAGTTGTGGGGTGGTGTTGATACGTACGACGCTAGCGAGAAAAAAACATTCAAGATGCATGCTGCGTTGATGTGGACAATCAGTGATTTTTCAGGGTTGGGCAACTTATCTGGGTGGAATACGTACGGTGGGAGAGCTTGTCCTACGTGCAACTTAGATGCTGAGCCTAAACGACTCACCTTCAGTCAGAAATGGTGTTTCATGGGTCATCGGCGATTTCTGAGTCAAGGTCACAGATTTCGGCAGGACCGGGTCAGATTTGATGGCAATGTAGAGGTCAGACGTCCCCCCGTAACATGTTCGGGTGGAGATATTTTGAGACAGTTGGATAATGTGCATGCCAAGCATGGCAAGAGGCAAACGGTTATCGGTAGAAGAGCACGCGGACAACAGGTTGCATTACAAGATGAATCTCTTTGGAAAAAGAGGAGTATATTCTTTGAACTACCGTATTGGGAATATAATTTATTGCGTCACAATCTGGACGTGATGCACATAGAGAAAAATGTGTGTGACAACATACTGAACACGATACTGAACGACAGTGGTAAATCCAAGGACAACCTCAAAGCTCGAAAAGACCTCCAACTGATGGGAATTAGGCATGAACTCTGGCCTCGAGAAGATGGAAAGTATCCCACTGCAATATTCTCCATGTCGAATTCACAGAAAGACGTCTTTCTTAGGAATTTAAAGAACGTGGTCTTCCCAGATGGCCATTCGAGCAACATATCTCGCTGTGTTGACCTACAGCAGCGAAAACTATCCGGCTTGAAAAGTCACGACAACCACACGCTTATGGAACATCTTCTCCCAATTGCTATAAGGAATGTATTGGAAGCCCCAGTGGCAGTCGTCTTGGCTGATTTCTCAACTTTCTTTCGACGACTATGCAGTAAATCTATAGACCCTCAACAACTTCCTCTCCTACAGGAACATGTTGTCATCACTCTTTGTCAACTGGAGATAATTTTTCCACCATCTTTCTTCACAGTCATGGTACACCTAACCGTGCATTTGGTTGAAGAGGTACGCCTAGGGGGCCCGGTGCATTATAGGTGGATGTATCCAATTGAAAG TACGTGCGTAATAGGGCAGCACCGGAAGGATCGATTGCCGAGGGCTACTTATCCGATGAGATTCTCACTTTCTGTTCACGATACCTGGATAATGTTGAGAGCAGGATCAATCGACCATTACGTGTTGATGATCGACCGAGCGAAGATGTGA